From Planktothrix serta PCC 8927:
CCCGTTATTTTCCATCATCTCTCGGACTCAGGTTGATTAGGGAAATTAAGAATTAAGAATTAAGAATTAAGGATGGGGGTTTCGGGTGTTTCAAGGATAGAGCGTTACAAAATAGCAATAAAACGATTAAGAGACTAAAGAAGCGTTTAAAATAGAAAGTATAACAAAAGTTTCCAGTTTTTATTTAACCTAGAACCCTATGAAAATTTTAGGTAAAGCGACTTTGGCGGGAACCCAAAGATATCGAGAACGGCATCAGCAAGATTGTGTAGCTGCTCATTTTCGAGAAGCTAATGATTGGGTTGTTAGTTCAATCGGGATTGGGACTTATTTGGGAGCAGCAGACTCTCGAACTGATGATCACGTTACTGATGCGATTATCGAGTCAGTTAAAAATGGAATTAACCTGATTGATACGGCGATTAATTATCGTTCTATGCACGCTGAATGGAGTGTCAGCGATGCTTTATTGACTTTAATGCGGGATGAAGTGATCTCCAGAGATGAATTCATTCTGTGTACAAAAGGAGGTTTTATTCCTGACCCAGAACGAATTAGTTGGTTTTATTCTCGATATATTGAGAATAGTCGGTTTTCAATTGAGCCAGGGGATTTAGTGGCGGAATGTCATTGTTTACACCCGGAATATATTGGGGATCAACTGGAGCGAAGTTTAGATAATTTAGGGGTAGAAACGATTGATATCTATTATCTGCATAATCCCGAAATGCAACTGTCTGAAGTTTCTCCAGAAATTTTTTACTCTCGTCTCAAGCTGGCGTTTGAAGGATTAGAAAAAGCCGTTAGTCAAGGAAAAATTAGTAGCTATGGGTTAGCCACTTGGGATGGCTTTCGAGTCCAACCCAACCACCCCAACCATCTTGATTTAGCTAAAATTAAAGCGATCGCAACTCAAGTGGCCCCCAATGGAACAGATCATTTCAAATTTATTCAGTTACCCTTCAACGCGACGAGGGTAGAGGCGTTGGTTAAGCCCACTCAACAAATTAAGCGAACCGGGCTCCCTGTCCTAGAAGCAGCCCATCGTTTGGGTTTATCGGTAATTTCCAGTGCCTCCATTGGTCAAACTCAGGCTATTGGTCACATCCCAGAAGCCATGCAAGAGATTATTCATCAGACCCCGTTAACGCCGACCCTGCAAGCCCTTCAGTTTACCCGTTCTTGTCCGAGATTACTGACCGCTTTAGTGGGAATGAAAACAATCGATCATGTCAGAGAAAATTTGGCCTTAACTCGGATTAAACCCCTAGCTCCCAAATTCTACAAAACTTTGGCTACGGCCAGTGTCTAAATCCCTTCTAGCTCAGGTTAGCAGAATTTTTCTGGGGAATAGTTAAAAAATAGTTACGATTCGTGATTAAATATTAAGTAGGATTAAACAATCTTAGTAATGGAGAGATTGGCTCTGACTGATTTGTTCGGTGAAAACTTAGCCCCAGCCTC
This genomic window contains:
- a CDS encoding aldo/keto reductase, whose protein sequence is MKILGKATLAGTQRYRERHQQDCVAAHFREANDWVVSSIGIGTYLGAADSRTDDHVTDAIIESVKNGINLIDTAINYRSMHAEWSVSDALLTLMRDEVISRDEFILCTKGGFIPDPERISWFYSRYIENSRFSIEPGDLVAECHCLHPEYIGDQLERSLDNLGVETIDIYYLHNPEMQLSEVSPEIFYSRLKLAFEGLEKAVSQGKISSYGLATWDGFRVQPNHPNHLDLAKIKAIATQVAPNGTDHFKFIQLPFNATRVEALVKPTQQIKRTGLPVLEAAHRLGLSVISSASIGQTQAIGHIPEAMQEIIHQTPLTPTLQALQFTRSCPRLLTALVGMKTIDHVRENLALTRIKPLAPKFYKTLATASV